The uncultured Treponema sp. genomic sequence AGGAGAAGATGAGCTATGAAAATTTATTTCCATTTGTGCATAGACGGATTTACAAACAGCTACACGATTTTAAATGACAGTCCCGATGTAAAAGAAGCGATTATTGTTGACCCTGGAAAAATCGACATGGAAACAATAAATTTAATTGAAGAAGGCGGATACAAATTGTCTGCGGTTTTGATTACGCACAAGCACACTCACCACATACAAGGTCTTAGGACGCTTAAAAAAATTTATACTCCTGTAGTGTATGCGGCTGATGCTGGAATTTACGGAATGGACTGCTCGATTTTGAATGGAGATGGAATTGTAAAGATTGCAGGTTTCAATGTTGAATTTTTTTCTGTGCCGGGACATTCTCCAGACAGCATGGTTTATAAAATTGAAGATGTGATTTTTACAGGCGACACTTTGATTTCTGGCGTAACAGGAAGCACTTTGAGCCAGTATTCACATAAACTGCTTTGCAAGAAAATCAAGGATAAAATTTTTTCACTTCCTAACAGAACTGTTGTTTTTCCCGGACACGGCTCTCCAAGCACTATTGAAAGTGAAAAGCAATTTAACATTGATTTAATTTAAAAACTATTCCAGCCTTTGAACAAGCGCGACTCTTCCGCAGGCAAGTCCCCAGTTGTCAAAAGCATAGCTGTTTAGAATTTCCGCCGCATCAACAAAAGCCTGTGCATTTGTGTTTCTGATATATTCCGCGCTTTCAGGCTGAATTCTATTGACTGAACCGCGTCCTGCAACTTGAAGAAAATAATTTCTTACATTTGAAAATGACTGCTGCATTATGTAAGCCATGAATTCATTTTGCATTAAATATTCATCGTTTGTGTCGTAACCAAGTCCCGGCTGTGTCTCCCAAAATTTCTTTAGAAAATTCAAAGAGCCTTCGTCAAACATATTGTAGCAAGTTGCAACAATGTTTCTAAAATCTTCATCAGTAAAATAAATTCCGTGCCAGCTTTCGTGCGCCATAAAAGTATGCCTAAGATATTCCGGAGATTCTCT encodes the following:
- a CDS encoding MBL fold metallo-hydrolase; its protein translation is MKIYFHLCIDGFTNSYTILNDSPDVKEAIIVDPGKIDMETINLIEEGGYKLSAVLITHKHTHHIQGLRTLKKIYTPVVYAADAGIYGMDCSILNGDGIVKIAGFNVEFFSVPGHSPDSMVYKIEDVIFTGDTLISGVTGSTLSQYSHKLLCKKIKDKIFSLPNRTVVFPGHGSPSTIESEKQFNIDLI